One window of the Niallia circulans genome contains the following:
- a CDS encoding RidA family protein, with protein MKVVQTSNAPAAIGPYSQGIIVNNLFFSSGQIPLTAEGTLVEGDVQTQTHQVFKNLAAVLKEAGASFETVVKATVFIKNMEDFQAINEVYGEYFSTHKPARSCVEVARLPKDVLVEIEVIALCK; from the coding sequence ATGAAAGTTGTTCAAACAAGTAACGCACCAGCAGCTATCGGACCGTATTCTCAAGGGATTATTGTGAATAATTTATTTTTCAGTTCTGGTCAAATTCCTTTAACTGCAGAAGGTACCTTAGTAGAGGGAGACGTGCAGACACAGACACATCAAGTATTCAAAAATTTAGCAGCCGTCCTTAAAGAGGCAGGAGCATCCTTTGAAACGGTTGTGAAGGCAACGGTGTTTATTAAAAATATGGAAGACTTTCAAGCAATCAATGAAGTATATGGAGAATATTTCTCTACACATAAGCCCGCTCGTTCATGTGTAGAAGTAGCTAGACTTCCTAAGGATGTATTAGTTGAAATCGAAGTTATCGCACTTTGTAAATAA
- the spoVG gene encoding septation regulator SpoVG, which produces MEVTDVRLRRVNTDGRMRAIASITLDNEFVVHDIRVIDGNNGLFVAMPSKRTPDGEFRDIAHPINSGTRGKIQEAVLAEYHRLGELEIEFEEAGAS; this is translated from the coding sequence ATGGAAGTAACTGATGTAAGGCTACGCCGAGTTAACACGGATGGACGTATGAGAGCTATTGCCTCTATTACACTAGATAATGAATTTGTTGTTCACGATATTAGGGTAATTGACGGAAATAATGGACTATTTGTAGCGATGCCAAGTAAACGAACTCCAGATGGTGAGTTTAGAGATATCGCTCATCCAATTAACTCTGGTACAAGAGGAAAAATCCAGGAAGCAGTTTTGGCAGAATACCACCGCCTGGGTGAATTAGAAATTGAATTTGAAGAAGCTGGTGCTTCCTAA
- the glmU gene encoding bifunctional UDP-N-acetylglucosamine diphosphorylase/glucosamine-1-phosphate N-acetyltransferase GlmU — MTTRYAVILAAGQGTRMKSKLYKVLHPVCGKPMVQHVVDQVEKLQMDSIVTVIGHGSEKVKAQLGNSVKYVNQKEQLGTAHAVIQAKDLLVDKEGVTLVICGDTPLMTSETIEALFLHHEKVGAKATILTAKASKPDGYGRIIRNSMGVVEKIVEHKDATDEERKITEINTGTYVFDNALLFQALDNVSNENVQGEYYLPDVIEILKQQGETVSAFQTTDFNETIGVNDRIALSEAESIMRKRINEQHMRNGVTIIDPTNTYIGADVMIKEDTVIYPGSMIKGNTVIGSDCIIGPNTEINNCSVGNNTAIKQSVAHDSSIGSDVNIGPFAHIRPASMIDDEVKIGNFVEIKKATFGKGSKASHLSYIGDANVGSDVNIGCGTITVNYDGKKKFLTTIEDGAFIGCNSNLIAPVTVGKGAYVAAGSTITDNVPSEALSIARARQVNKENYKRK, encoded by the coding sequence ATGACAACTCGTTACGCAGTGATTTTAGCCGCAGGACAGGGTACTAGAATGAAGTCAAAACTTTATAAAGTACTTCATCCTGTTTGTGGGAAACCGATGGTACAGCACGTTGTAGATCAAGTGGAAAAGCTACAAATGGATTCAATCGTAACAGTAATTGGCCACGGTTCAGAAAAAGTAAAAGCACAGCTTGGCAATAGTGTTAAATACGTAAATCAAAAAGAACAGCTTGGAACGGCACATGCAGTAATACAAGCAAAAGATCTTCTTGTAGACAAAGAAGGAGTGACACTTGTTATATGTGGGGATACGCCTCTCATGACAAGTGAAACGATAGAAGCGCTCTTTTTACACCATGAGAAAGTAGGAGCGAAGGCAACCATTTTAACGGCAAAGGCAAGTAAGCCAGATGGGTACGGCAGAATCATTCGTAATTCAATGGGCGTAGTAGAGAAAATCGTAGAACACAAGGATGCAACGGATGAAGAAAGAAAAATAACAGAAATTAACACAGGTACCTATGTATTTGATAATGCTCTATTATTTCAGGCTTTAGATAATGTTTCCAATGAAAATGTTCAAGGAGAGTATTATCTGCCAGACGTTATCGAGATTTTAAAACAGCAGGGAGAAACTGTAAGTGCATTCCAAACCACAGATTTCAATGAAACAATTGGTGTGAATGATCGGATTGCTTTATCTGAAGCAGAATCAATCATGAGAAAGCGAATCAATGAACAGCATATGCGCAATGGCGTAACAATTATTGATCCGACCAATACTTATATTGGAGCAGACGTAATGATTAAAGAGGATACAGTTATATATCCTGGAAGTATGATTAAAGGAAATACTGTAATAGGTTCAGATTGTATTATTGGGCCAAATACAGAAATAAATAATTGTTCAGTGGGAAATAATACGGCTATTAAACAATCTGTTGCTCACGATAGCAGCATTGGGTCTGATGTGAATATTGGACCGTTTGCCCATATTCGTCCAGCCTCTATGATTGATGATGAAGTGAAAATTGGAAACTTTGTTGAAATCAAGAAAGCGACATTTGGAAAAGGCAGTAAGGCATCACATTTAAGTTATATTGGAGATGCGAATGTTGGTAGTGATGTCAATATTGGCTGTGGTACCATTACAGTTAATTATGATGGAAAAAAGAAGTTTTTGACGACGATAGAAGATGGCGCATTTATTGGATGCAATTCCAATTTGATTGCACCTGTCACAGTTGGTAAGGGTGCTTATGTTGCAGCAGGCTCCACCATTACAGATAACGTTCCTTCTGAGGCACTTTCAATTGCCCGTGCACGTCAAGTTAATAAAGAGAATTATAAACGTAAATAA
- a CDS encoding ribose-phosphate diphosphokinase, which produces MPVKNLDPNLKVFSLNSNPALAQEIADSIGVELGKCSVTRFSDGEIQINIEESIRGCDVYVIQSTSAPVNEHIMELLIMIDALKRASAKTINLVIPYYGYARQDRKARAREPITAKLVANLLETAGATRVITLDLHAPQIQGFFDIPIDHLMGVPILGNYFSQREFDGELVIVSPDHGGVTRARKLAERLKAPIAIIDKRRPKPNVAEVMNIVGNIEGKIAILIDDIIDTAGTITLGANALAENGAKEVYACCTHPVLSGPAMERINNSKIKELVVTNSIELGEKKLSANVIQLSVADLLGEAILRVHQDQSVSFLFD; this is translated from the coding sequence ATGCCAGTTAAGAATTTAGATCCAAATTTGAAGGTATTCAGTTTAAACTCTAATCCTGCCTTAGCGCAGGAAATTGCCGATTCAATTGGAGTAGAATTAGGGAAATGTTCAGTAACACGTTTTAGCGATGGTGAAATTCAAATTAATATTGAGGAAAGTATCCGTGGTTGTGACGTATATGTTATTCAGTCAACAAGTGCACCCGTTAACGAACATATTATGGAGTTATTAATTATGATTGATGCATTGAAGCGTGCCTCAGCTAAGACGATTAACCTAGTAATTCCTTATTATGGGTATGCTAGACAAGATAGAAAAGCAAGAGCACGAGAACCAATTACAGCGAAATTAGTTGCCAATTTATTAGAGACAGCTGGAGCAACTCGTGTTATTACATTAGACTTGCATGCACCACAAATTCAAGGTTTCTTTGATATTCCGATTGATCACTTAATGGGTGTGCCAATCCTTGGTAATTACTTCAGTCAACGAGAATTTGATGGAGAGCTTGTTATTGTTTCTCCAGATCATGGTGGGGTTACAAGAGCAAGAAAACTTGCAGAACGATTAAAGGCGCCAATTGCTATTATTGATAAAAGACGTCCAAAGCCAAATGTTGCGGAAGTAATGAATATTGTTGGTAATATTGAAGGGAAAATTGCTATCCTTATTGATGATATTATTGATACAGCAGGTACCATTACACTTGGTGCCAATGCTCTAGCAGAAAATGGAGCAAAAGAGGTTTATGCTTGCTGTACACATCCTGTTTTGTCAGGACCTGCAATGGAGAGAATTAACAATTCTAAAATCAAAGAATTAGTTGTAACAAACTCAATTGAATTGGGTGAAAAGAAACTTTCAGCTAATGTTATTCAATTATCAGTTGCTGATCTATTAGGTGAAGCAATTTTACGTGTTCATCAAGATCAATCAGTAAGTTTCTTATTTGATTGA
- a CDS encoding 50S ribosomal protein L25/general stress protein Ctc → MTTTLQAKKRTMDKHSSLTKLRNNGEIPGIVYGSKVENTAISLSEANFLKTIREVGRNGVISLDIDGENYNVVLNEYDADPIKRGIIHVDFLAVDLSKAISAPVKVSLVGDAAGVKDGGVMQQALHEVTVTAKPNDIPSSIDIDVTELQVGDTITIEDVKGYDKIEINHEKEEVIASILAPRQEEEISTGEQQEEGMPDNVEGRETEPETAEE, encoded by the coding sequence ATGACAACTACTTTACAGGCAAAAAAACGTACGATGGACAAACATTCAAGCTTAACAAAATTAAGAAATAATGGAGAAATTCCAGGTATCGTTTATGGATCAAAAGTAGAAAATACGGCTATTTCCTTGAGTGAGGCTAATTTCTTGAAAACGATTCGTGAAGTTGGGAGAAATGGCGTTATTTCACTAGATATTGATGGGGAAAATTATAATGTCGTTTTAAATGAGTATGATGCTGATCCAATTAAGCGAGGCATTATACATGTGGACTTTTTAGCGGTAGACTTATCGAAGGCTATCAGCGCACCAGTAAAAGTATCTTTAGTGGGGGATGCTGCTGGAGTAAAGGATGGTGGCGTTATGCAGCAGGCTTTACACGAAGTAACAGTTACAGCAAAGCCTAATGATATACCATCTAGTATTGACATTGATGTAACAGAGCTTCAGGTAGGAGATACGATTACTATCGAAGATGTGAAGGGTTATGATAAAATAGAAATTAACCATGAAAAAGAGGAAGTAATAGCATCAATTCTTGCACCGAGACAGGAAGAAGAGATTAGTACAGGAGAACAACAAGAAGAAGGTATGCCGGATAATGTAGAAGGCAGAGAAACAGAGCCGGAAACAGCTGAAGAATAA
- the pth gene encoding aminoacyl-tRNA hydrolase, whose amino-acid sequence MKLIVGLGNPGKQYDRTRHNIGFEVIDFLSSHYNIPLDKAKFKGNYGIGVIGGEKVILLKPLTYMNLSGESIRPIMDYYDLVPEDLVVIYDDLDLPVGRIRLRQKGSSGGHNGIKSTILHVGTEKFNRIRVGIDRPKNGMKVVDYVLGKFTKEEMDILEGTIKKCADACAQWAEEPFLQVMNKYNIQ is encoded by the coding sequence ATGAAATTAATTGTAGGCCTTGGTAACCCAGGGAAGCAATATGATAGAACAAGACATAATATTGGATTTGAAGTAATTGATTTTTTATCAAGTCATTATAATATTCCATTAGATAAGGCAAAATTCAAAGGGAATTATGGAATTGGAGTTATTGGCGGTGAAAAAGTGATTTTATTAAAGCCGCTTACATATATGAATCTTTCTGGGGAGTCTATTCGCCCCATTATGGATTACTATGATCTAGTGCCAGAAGATTTAGTCGTTATTTATGATGATCTAGATCTGCCAGTCGGAAGAATCCGACTTCGACAAAAAGGGAGCTCTGGCGGACATAATGGGATTAAGTCAACTATTCTTCATGTTGGTACAGAAAAATTCAATCGTATAAGAGTTGGAATTGATCGTCCTAAAAACGGAATGAAAGTAGTTGATTATGTCCTTGGGAAATTTACGAAAGAAGAAATGGATATATTAGAGGGAACCATTAAAAAATGTGCAGATGCGTGTGCGCAATGGGCAGAAGAACCCTTTTTGCAAGTAATGAATAAATATAATATCCAGTAA
- a CDS encoding anti-sigma-F factor Fin family protein codes for MAIHYHCRHCGVHMGTLDAESIAANRLGFDHLSDEDRSEMIQYHQTGNIEVKSICEDCQESLSKNPGYYENDYLIH; via the coding sequence ATGGCTATACATTATCATTGCAGACATTGTGGTGTGCATATGGGAACACTTGATGCAGAATCCATTGCAGCAAATCGCTTAGGATTTGATCATTTATCAGATGAAGATCGATCAGAAATGATTCAATATCATCAAACAGGTAATATTGAGGTAAAGTCTATTTGTGAAGATTGCCAAGAGTCATTGTCAAAAAACCCTGGCTACTATGAAAATGATTATTTGATTCATTAG